In one Saccharibacillus brassicae genomic region, the following are encoded:
- a CDS encoding cadherin-like beta sandwich domain-containing protein, whose translation MNRKNQRSLFYRLTNVALAFLLLFTSSIWMAGTASAASSWTAVTSDTTVPIYKIHYGNGLWVASAENGKVLTSPDGSSWTQRTVDAGYTGSFLNVTYGGGQWVLVGNTGTVYTSGDAVNWTNRSINTSDNLSAIVYGNSTYVIAANLGSVYVSADAITWSKVPAGSADLLAIAYGSGSFVAAGSDGNAYRSSDGISWANRGPAAGGSPIYSVKFLNGLFYATSDGKISVSANGSSWNSSTLFDANGEPIYDVTYSGGKYVAVGGGTVSTGLIYVSANGTFWTTEVGNTNQTLYGAAANGSLFAVAGESGTIRTQTISLSSDSSLNTLAISPGTLSPAFAAGTTGYKADVVYGTTSVNLTPTVNQANATVQINGTNATSGSGRNVPLAVGDNPIPVAVTAQDGSTTTYTVTVKRAAPSTNANLANLVLSQGTLSPSFDPATTRYDVGAANSVTSLTVTPTLAGSSASVLVNGAATTSGSPSGAIALAVGSNEIRVVVTAEDGMTAKTYTVYVTRAAPPSSNAFLANLALSQGSLSPLFASGTTGYSANVPNSVASLTVTPTVSNANASVSVNGVAVTSGNASGSIALNVGTNEIKTVVTAQDGTTTQTYTVNVTRAQVPSANADLSALALSSGTLSPAFASDKTGYIASVSNATTSLTVTPTLADARASVTVNDSPVSSGSASGAIVLSVGTNRITVKVTAQDGTSQSYTVTVTRAANGNTNLRALSLSSGTLSPSFNSATMEYTVAATAEAATLTVTATTADTTASVAVNGVGALSGSASHPIPTAPGANEISVDVTAQNGASKRYTITVTRPASSNNDLGALSLSSGTLSPAFAAGTRVYNADVSNATTSLTVTPTAADANASLAVNEVFVAQGKASDAIPLNTGFNLITVKVTAENGTSREYTVRVMRATSGNNDLGDLSLSSGTLSPAFAAGTTNYAADVSNATTSLTVTPTTADSTASVKVNNAPVTSGNASGAIALAVGRNDIETVVTAQNGTTRTYTITVTRSEISDADSVSDAYAKLEVGYAPGDGPAAVTQDLTLPSTGTNGTTVNWTSSLPGFIQADGTVTRPSYPNTDTSVVLNALIQKNAQLSIKTFTVVVKAIPITDLQAVQTDRDSLQVGYAPGDDASSVTQNVTLPTSGPNGTTLSWTSDTPLTIDASGTVTRSSFDGGDRTVKLTATIVLGSESAIRTFDVTVKAIPASSAAELRSLAVDGQTITPAFDRAVRDYSLAVPYDTSRVTVTASVYDAGASLTVQGLPAANGTSSAPVELAVGVNVIAVKVTAQDGMTQEVYTIRTNRAAAPNPGGGQNGGSADPVNDGGIPSPSVPTPANPPAPSPNGFEIRINGRVVEQIATGTLKQGNGQTAFNAAIDTARLSSLLAGEGPDPLILVPVTAQADIVTTQLSGEALRLLQARGATLRIESPLGSYTLPAAELSLAQLDGSARGSADPAQVEVRITIERSAAGTIAALNARAAAEGFVVVAPPVTFKVDASYAGQTTEWKTFPNYVQRELPIPAGSDPGRITTAVVIEADGSLRHVPTSITRNNEVYAAEINSLTNSDYALIWSPRTFVDAAGLWSQSAVADMASRQILNGIDKDRFNPAGSVTRAEFAAVLVRALGLADNGSTAGFTDVSSGDWYAGAVGKAAEYGLIDGYADGTFRPLSTISRQEAFAILARAMQIAKPASSAGGTSLEAYSDADRVGRWALESVRNVLSAGLVQGSGGKLNPAATMSRAETAALAQRLLRQADLID comes from the coding sequence ATGAACAGAAAGAATCAACGCTCTCTTTTTTACCGATTAACGAACGTGGCACTGGCCTTCCTGCTGCTCTTCACTTCAAGCATCTGGATGGCGGGAACGGCTTCGGCTGCGTCCTCATGGACGGCGGTCACTTCCGATACGACCGTTCCGATCTACAAGATCCATTACGGCAACGGCTTGTGGGTGGCTTCGGCCGAGAACGGAAAAGTGCTCACCTCGCCCGACGGCTCGTCGTGGACGCAGCGGACCGTGGACGCGGGTTATACGGGCTCGTTCCTGAACGTGACGTATGGAGGAGGACAGTGGGTCCTCGTCGGCAATACAGGCACCGTGTATACGTCCGGCGACGCGGTCAATTGGACGAATCGCAGCATCAACACGTCCGACAATTTGAGTGCGATCGTGTACGGCAATTCCACCTACGTGATCGCGGCCAATCTCGGCAGCGTCTACGTTTCTGCGGACGCGATCACCTGGAGCAAGGTGCCGGCTGGCTCGGCTGATCTGCTCGCGATCGCTTACGGCAGCGGTTCTTTCGTCGCTGCGGGCAGTGACGGGAACGCTTACCGTTCCTCCGACGGAATCAGTTGGGCAAACAGAGGCCCCGCAGCGGGCGGCAGTCCGATTTATAGCGTGAAATTTCTGAACGGATTGTTCTATGCGACGTCGGACGGGAAAATATCGGTGTCCGCGAACGGTTCAAGCTGGAACAGCTCCACGCTCTTCGACGCCAACGGCGAACCTATTTACGACGTTACTTACAGCGGCGGCAAGTATGTCGCGGTCGGAGGCGGAACGGTTTCGACCGGCCTGATTTACGTTTCGGCCAACGGTACTTTCTGGACTACGGAAGTCGGCAATACGAATCAAACGTTATACGGCGCAGCCGCGAACGGCAGCCTGTTCGCCGTCGCCGGAGAGTCGGGAACGATACGAACGCAGACAATCTCCCTCTCCAGCGATTCCTCGCTGAATACTCTTGCGATCAGCCCCGGCACGTTATCCCCCGCTTTTGCCGCCGGAACGACCGGCTATAAGGCAGACGTCGTGTACGGTACGACGAGCGTGAACCTTACCCCTACGGTCAATCAGGCCAATGCCACCGTCCAGATCAACGGTACGAACGCGACCAGCGGCAGCGGCAGGAACGTGCCGCTTGCGGTAGGCGACAATCCGATTCCCGTCGCCGTCACGGCGCAGGACGGATCGACCACGACCTATACGGTCACCGTTAAGCGGGCCGCGCCGAGCACCAATGCCAATCTGGCCAATTTGGTACTGAGCCAGGGCACGCTGTCCCCTTCTTTTGATCCCGCGACAACCCGCTACGACGTCGGCGCAGCCAACAGCGTTACCAGCCTTACGGTCACGCCGACGCTTGCCGGCAGCAGTGCAAGCGTCCTCGTGAACGGCGCCGCGACAACGAGCGGCAGCCCTTCGGGCGCCATCGCGCTGGCGGTGGGCAGCAACGAGATCAGGGTCGTCGTAACCGCCGAGGACGGCATGACCGCCAAAACGTATACCGTTTACGTCACGCGGGCCGCGCCGCCGAGCAGCAATGCCTTCTTGGCCAACCTTGCGCTGAGCCAGGGCAGCCTGTCTCCTCTGTTCGCTTCCGGGACGACCGGTTACTCGGCCAACGTGCCCAACTCCGTTGCGAGCCTGACCGTAACGCCGACCGTGTCCAACGCCAATGCTTCCGTCTCCGTGAACGGCGTGGCGGTCACGAGCGGCAATGCTTCGGGCAGCATCGCGCTAAACGTAGGCACGAACGAGATCAAGACCGTCGTAACCGCCCAGGACGGCACCACCACCCAGACGTACACGGTCAATGTCACGCGGGCGCAAGTGCCAAGTGCGAATGCCGATTTGAGCGCGTTGGCGTTAAGCAGCGGCACGCTGTCCCCCGCGTTCGCCTCTGACAAGACCGGTTATATCGCAAGCGTATCGAACGCGACGACGAGCCTGACCGTCACTCCGACGCTTGCGGATGCCAGAGCCAGCGTCACCGTGAACGACAGCCCCGTCTCAAGCGGCAGCGCTTCCGGCGCGATCGTGTTGTCGGTAGGAACGAACCGGATTACGGTGAAGGTTACCGCCCAGGACGGGACTTCCCAAAGCTATACGGTTACCGTCACCCGGGCCGCGAACGGCAACACCAACTTGCGCGCGCTGTCGTTGAGCAGCGGTACGCTCTCTCCTTCGTTCAATTCCGCTACGATGGAATATACCGTCGCGGCTACCGCGGAAGCTGCGACCCTGACCGTGACAGCGACGACCGCCGACACGACGGCAAGCGTTGCAGTGAACGGGGTCGGCGCCTTGAGCGGCAGCGCTTCGCACCCGATTCCGACGGCTCCCGGCGCAAACGAGATCTCCGTGGATGTCACCGCGCAGAACGGGGCGAGCAAAAGGTATACGATTACCGTGACCCGGCCCGCAAGCAGCAACAACGACTTGGGCGCCTTGTCGTTGAGCTCGGGCACGCTGTCTCCGGCTTTCGCCGCGGGAACGCGAGTCTACAACGCCGACGTATCGAATGCGACGACGAGCCTGACGGTCACCCCGACGGCGGCCGATGCCAACGCCAGCTTGGCGGTTAACGAAGTGTTCGTCGCACAAGGCAAAGCTTCGGACGCGATTCCTTTGAACACGGGCTTTAACCTCATTACGGTGAAGGTTACCGCGGAAAACGGAACGTCCAGAGAATATACCGTACGCGTGATGCGGGCCACGAGCGGCAACAACGACTTGGGCGATTTGTCGTTGAGCTCGGGCACGCTGTCTCCGGCGTTCGCCGCGGGAACGACGAATTATGCCGCCGACGTATCGAATGCGACGACGAGCCTGACCGTCACCCCGACGACGGCCGACTCCACGGCCAGCGTCAAGGTTAACAACGCGCCGGTCACAAGCGGCAATGCTTCCGGCGCGATTGCGTTGGCGGTCGGACGAAACGACATCGAGACGGTCGTGACCGCCCAGAACGGAACGACCCGGACGTACACGATCACGGTCACGCGCAGCGAAATCAGCGACGCGGATTCCGTCAGTGACGCTTACGCCAAGCTGGAAGTGGGCTATGCGCCCGGCGACGGCCCGGCTGCCGTCACACAGGATCTGACGCTGCCTTCGACGGGAACCAACGGGACGACCGTCAACTGGACCAGCAGTCTTCCGGGCTTCATTCAAGCGGACGGCACGGTGACGCGGCCGTCTTATCCGAACACGGATACCTCCGTCGTGCTTAACGCCTTGATTCAGAAAAATGCCCAGCTGTCGATCAAAACGTTTACGGTCGTGGTCAAAGCGATCCCGATCACCGATCTTCAAGCGGTGCAGACCGACCGCGATTCGCTGCAAGTCGGATACGCGCCCGGCGACGACGCTTCTTCCGTCACACAGAACGTGACGCTGCCGACATCGGGTCCGAACGGCACGACCCTCTCCTGGACTTCCGACACACCGCTGACGATCGACGCCAGCGGCACCGTGACGCGGAGTTCGTTCGACGGCGGAGACCGCACGGTGAAATTGACGGCCACAATCGTTCTCGGCAGCGAATCGGCGATCCGCACGTTCGACGTGACGGTAAAAGCGATTCCGGCTTCGTCGGCCGCCGAACTTCGGTCTTTGGCCGTGGACGGCCAAACGATAACGCCGGCGTTCGATCGCGCCGTACGCGATTATTCGCTCGCCGTGCCGTACGACACAAGCCGCGTGACCGTGACCGCTTCGGTCTACGACGCAGGCGCTTCCTTGACCGTTCAGGGACTCCCGGCCGCGAATGGCACGTCATCCGCTCCCGTGGAACTCGCGGTCGGCGTAAACGTCATTGCGGTCAAAGTGACCGCCCAGGACGGCATGACGCAGGAAGTCTACACGATCCGCACAAATCGCGCCGCCGCTCCGAACCCGGGCGGAGGCCAGAACGGCGGATCGGCCGATCCGGTGAACGACGGCGGCATCCCGTCGCCGTCCGTGCCGACTCCGGCGAATCCGCCCGCCCCGTCCCCGAACGGCTTCGAGATCCGGATCAACGGACGTGTAGTCGAGCAGATCGCGACCGGCACGCTGAAGCAAGGCAACGGACAAACGGCGTTCAACGCCGCTATCGATACGGCCCGGCTCTCCTCGCTGCTGGCTGGCGAAGGCCCCGATCCGCTGATTCTCGTGCCGGTAACGGCTCAGGCCGACATCGTCACGACGCAGCTGAGCGGAGAAGCACTCCGCCTGCTGCAAGCTCGCGGCGCGACGCTGCGTATCGAGAGCCCGCTCGGCAGCTATACCCTGCCGGCTGCGGAACTGTCCCTTGCCCAGCTTGACGGCTCCGCACGCGGCAGCGCCGATCCGGCCCAAGTTGAAGTCCGAATTACGATAGAACGCAGCGCGGCCGGCACGATCGCCGCCCTCAACGCGCGTGCCGCAGCCGAAGGCTTCGTCGTCGTCGCGCCTCCGGTCACGTTCAAGGTCGATGCCTCCTACGCGGGGCAGACGACCGAATGGAAGACGTTCCCGAATTACGTGCAGCGCGAGCTGCCGATTCCGGCCGGTTCCGATCCGGGCCGCATTACGACGGCCGTCGTGATCGAAGCGGACGGCAGCCTGCGCCACGTGCCGACTTCGATCACGCGCAATAATGAAGTCTACGCGGCCGAAATCAACAGCTTGACCAACAGCGATTACGCGCTGATCTGGAGTCCTCGCACCTTCGTCGACGCGGCGGGCCTCTGGTCGCAAAGCGCCGTTGCGGATATGGCTTCGCGCCAGATCCTGAACGGCATCGACAAAGACCGCTTCAATCCGGCGGGGAGCGTCACTCGGGCCGAATTCGCCGCCGTGCTCGTCCGGGCGCTGGGCCTGGCCGACAACGGATCGACGGCCGGCTTCACCGACGTCTCCTCCGGCGACTGGTACGCCGGAGCCGTCGGCAAAGCCGCCGAATACGGCTTGATCGACGGGTACGCGGACGGCACGTTCCGCCCGCTGTCCACGATCTCGCGCCAGGAAGCGTTCGCGATTCTGGCTCGCGCGATGCAAATCGCCAAGCCGGCTTCTTCGGCCGGCGGCACTTCGCTCGAAGCTTACAGCGATGCCGACCGGGTCGGCCGCTGGGCGCTGGAGTCCGTGCGCAACGTATTGTCCGCGGGACTCGTCCAGGGCAGCGGCGGCAAGCTTAACCCGGCCGCCACGATGAGCCGGGCCGAGACGGCGGCGCTCGCGCAGCGCCTGCTTCGACAGGCGGACTTGATCGATTGA
- a CDS encoding SulP family inorganic anion transporter — protein MKGWGRFEGYGKSELKRDLIAGCIVGIIAIPLGMAFAIASGVKPETGIYTTIIAGILISLLGGSKFQIGGPTGAFIPILLAIVLQYGYDKLLAAGFMAGVLLVLMGVFRLGTLIAYMPRPVTVGFTAGIAVTIFAGQIGNFLGLTGLERHESFLLNMRELALHAGTLNGYAIVVAGVCLGSLLLMPRLLPKVPPSLVGLILSTFVAVLLLDGRVATIGSAYGEIPASLPSFRVPDLSGDTLKLMIGPAIVIALLGGVESLLSAVVADGMGGSKHDSRRELIGQGIANMAVPLFGGIPATGAIARTATNIKSGAASPLSGIVHGLVVLLVLVLLAPYASAIPLAAMAPILMVVAWNMSERRAFAKLLRLRSGDSLVLVVTFLLTVFATLTTAVGVGLALAVLLFVKNMAGEQRLDRVLPGDDDGVRGKVQADPADADRSCPQLSVFSLRGALFFGVRDPFGTPAFAASRDLTGTLLLRMGGVPLIDASGEAALHGLLKSVRASGGTLMLAGLRPGPRQLLARTGLLAELGEENEFARTGAAIDAALARRAHAERCDGCAADLLKCAGQGVSGEGNAC, from the coding sequence ATCAAAGGGTGGGGCAGGTTCGAAGGGTACGGAAAAAGCGAGTTGAAGCGCGATCTGATCGCGGGCTGCATCGTCGGGATCATCGCGATTCCGCTCGGGATGGCGTTCGCGATCGCTTCGGGGGTCAAGCCGGAGACCGGCATCTATACGACGATCATAGCGGGAATCCTGATCTCCCTGCTGGGCGGTTCGAAGTTTCAGATCGGCGGGCCGACGGGTGCTTTTATCCCGATCCTGCTCGCGATCGTGCTGCAGTACGGCTATGACAAGCTGCTGGCGGCGGGATTCATGGCCGGTGTCCTGCTGGTGCTGATGGGCGTGTTCAGGCTCGGCACGCTGATCGCGTATATGCCGCGTCCGGTCACGGTCGGATTCACGGCGGGGATCGCCGTTACGATCTTTGCCGGGCAGATCGGCAATTTTCTCGGCCTGACCGGACTGGAGCGTCACGAGAGCTTTCTGCTCAACATGCGGGAACTTGCGCTGCACGCCGGCACGCTGAACGGATACGCGATCGTCGTGGCGGGTGTCTGTCTGGGATCGCTGCTGCTGATGCCGCGGCTGCTGCCGAAAGTGCCGCCGTCTCTCGTCGGCCTGATTCTGTCCACGTTCGTCGCCGTTCTGCTGCTGGACGGGCGGGTCGCGACGATCGGTTCGGCTTACGGCGAGATTCCGGCTTCGCTGCCGTCTTTTCGCGTGCCCGACTTGTCGGGGGATACGCTGAAGCTGATGATCGGGCCCGCGATCGTGATCGCGCTGCTGGGCGGCGTCGAATCGCTGCTCTCCGCGGTCGTCGCGGACGGGATGGGCGGCTCGAAGCATGACAGCCGCCGCGAACTGATCGGGCAGGGCATCGCGAACATGGCGGTGCCGCTGTTCGGAGGCATTCCGGCGACAGGCGCTATCGCCCGCACCGCGACGAACATCAAGAGCGGCGCGGCGTCGCCGCTGTCGGGCATCGTGCACGGCCTCGTCGTGCTGCTCGTGCTGGTGCTGCTCGCGCCGTACGCCTCGGCGATCCCGCTTGCCGCGATGGCGCCGATCCTCATGGTCGTCGCCTGGAACATGAGCGAACGCCGGGCGTTCGCCAAGCTGCTTCGGCTGCGCAGCGGCGATTCGCTCGTGCTCGTCGTCACGTTCCTGCTGACGGTGTTCGCGACGCTGACGACGGCTGTCGGAGTCGGCCTGGCGCTGGCCGTGCTGCTGTTCGTCAAGAACATGGCCGGCGAGCAGCGGCTCGACCGGGTGCTGCCCGGCGACGACGACGGCGTCCGCGGCAAAGTCCAAGCCGACCCGGCAGACGCGGATCGAAGCTGCCCGCAGCTGAGCGTATTCAGCCTGCGGGGCGCGCTGTTCTTCGGCGTGCGCGATCCGTTCGGCACGCCGGCTTTCGCGGCGTCCCGCGATCTAACCGGCACGCTGCTGCTGCGCATGGGCGGCGTGCCGCTGATCGACGCCTCTGGCGAGGCGGCGCTGCACGGCCTGCTCAAGAGCGTCCGCGCGTCGGGCGGCACGCTGATGCTCGCCGGGCTGCGGCCCGGTCCGCGGCAGCTGCTTGCGCGCACGGGCCTGCTCGCAGAGCTTGGCGAAGAGAACGAGTTCGCCCGCACCGGCGCAGCGATCGACGCGGCGCTTGCGCGTCGGGCGCACGCGGAGCGCTGCGACGGCTGCGCGGCGGACCTGCTCAAGTGCGCCGGACAAGGCGTGTCCGGGGAAGGGAATGCTTGCTGA
- a CDS encoding oxidoreductase: MNGQWTIDNMPDMNGKRVLITGGSGGLGLETAYGFAQKGAEIVLAVRNMEKGRQAADGLLEKFPQASVEVMRLDLADLSSIEAFAAGFIGKYDALHVLVNNAGVMIPPYGKTKDGFELQFGSNHLGHFALTGRLLPLLLRTTGARVVTLSSIAAKSGYIYFNNLDGRLGYSAMKFYGQSKLANLLFARELQKRLSAVGANTISVACHPGVSNTNLISRGSGKQAGRAVSFIWGLMSQSAAMGALPTLYASTENLYGGEYIGPTGKGGRKGYPGFDLSVDHKMNEDTMAKLWRASEELTGVTYDFSRAENEEWARLNIRM; encoded by the coding sequence ATGAACGGACAATGGACGATCGACAACATGCCGGATATGAACGGGAAACGGGTCTTGATTACGGGTGGAAGCGGCGGCCTTGGGCTGGAAACGGCTTACGGATTTGCGCAAAAAGGTGCGGAAATCGTGCTGGCCGTACGCAATATGGAAAAAGGACGGCAGGCCGCCGACGGGCTGCTCGAAAAGTTTCCGCAGGCAAGCGTGGAGGTCATGCGGCTTGATCTGGCGGATCTGTCGAGCATCGAGGCGTTCGCGGCAGGCTTTATCGGCAAATACGACGCGCTGCACGTGCTCGTGAACAACGCGGGCGTCATGATTCCGCCGTACGGCAAAACGAAAGACGGCTTCGAGCTGCAGTTCGGCAGTAACCATCTGGGCCATTTCGCGCTGACGGGCCGCCTGCTGCCGCTGCTGCTGCGCACGACGGGCGCACGCGTCGTGACGCTGAGCAGCATCGCGGCCAAAAGCGGCTATATCTACTTCAACAACCTGGACGGCCGCCTCGGCTACAGCGCGATGAAGTTCTACGGCCAGAGCAAACTGGCGAATCTGCTGTTCGCCCGCGAGCTGCAAAAGCGGCTGTCGGCCGTCGGCGCCAACACGATCAGCGTCGCCTGCCATCCGGGCGTCTCGAATACGAACCTGATCTCCCGCGGTTCGGGGAAGCAGGCCGGCCGCGCCGTCTCGTTCATCTGGGGCTTGATGAGCCAGTCCGCGGCGATGGGCGCGCTGCCGACGCTGTACGCTTCGACCGAGAACCTGTACGGCGGCGAATATATCGGCCCGACCGGCAAAGGCGGCCGCAAAGGCTACCCGGGCTTCGATCTGTCCGTCGATCACAAAATGAACGAAGACACGATGGCTAAGCTGTGGCGCGCGTCCGAAGAACTGACCGGCGTAACCTACGATTTCAGCCGGGCCGAGAACGAAGAATGGGCGCGTCTGAACATTCGGATGTAG